Proteins from a genomic interval of Danio rerio strain Tuebingen ecotype United States chromosome 4, GRCz12tu, whole genome shotgun sequence:
- the si:rp71-1l17.1 gene encoding uncharacterized isoform X2, whose product MQFDHSPCVLLKYTPNMPENHLHLSDEPHVEVGEIGRKEKKRSFWKWPVLHRKTGKYDLVQAAKKYQYEAEVYQKVSCQPIETPVGPEEVPEVRKVKKGFWKWPVFRRKTGKYDLVQATKNYHEAMLEQKVSSQPIVTPIGPDEVPEASKEEKDVWKSSRASASEDHVPAAEQLEEDDTENDTILRHYEMGDKLGKGGFGSVYKATRRRDGLEVAVKCTVKSPKMKELTVPGYDKPLPAEIALTIMANNGPYVPEIIQLLDWEDNDAHYIIIMERPIPCMDLLHFLRHKDGPLDEKTGRHIMRQAIHAASVCFDRGVFHRDIKLENLLVNPDTLEVKLIDFGCGAIVKGSGYKVFCGTRKYFPPEYELHGRYHAQPATVWSLGIVLFALMCGALPTVSDHSLIRDYLWSSPGLSIECCQMICGCLQPNPDERLALQEMHLHNWFKVME is encoded by the exons ATGCAGTTTGATCACAGTCCCTGTGTACTACTCAAGTACACCCCCAACATGCCGGAGAACCATCTTCATCTTTCTGATGAGCCGCATGTTGAGGTTGGAGAGATAGGGAGAAAGGAGAAAAAGAGAAGCTTCTGGAAGTGGCCAGTTCTCCATCGCAAAACTGGAAAATACGACCTTGTCCAGGCTGCGAAGAAATACCAGTATGAGGCTGAGGTATATCAGAAAGTTTCTTGTCAGCCCATTGAAACACCTGTTGGGCCTGAAGAGGTTCCAGAAGTGAGAAAGGTAAAGAAAGGCTTCTGGAAGTGGCCAGTCTTCCGTCGCAAAACTGGAAAATACGACCTGGTCCAGGCCACGAAGAACTACCATGAAGCCATGTTAGAGCAAAAAGTTTCTAGTCAGCCCATTGTAACACCCATTGGGCCTGATGAGGTTCCTGAAGCCAGTAAAGAAGAAAAGGACGTCTGGAAGTCTAGTAGAG CTTCTGCTTCAGAAGACCATGTCCCTGCTGCTGAGCAGCTAGAGGAGGACGACACAGAAAATG acACGATTTTAAGGCATTATGAAATGGGTGACAAGCTGGGCAAAGGTGGATTCGGCTCTGTCTACAAAGCCACACGCCGCAGGGATGGACTTGAG GTTGCTGTGAAATGTACTGTAAAGTCACCGAAGATGAAGGAACTCACAGTG CCTGGTTATGACAAACCCCTCCCTGCAGAAATTGCCCTGACAATTATGGCCAACAATGGTCCCTACGTCCCCGAGATAATCCAACTCCTAGACTGGGAGGACAATGATGCCCACTACATTATAATCATGGAGCGACCCATACCTTGTATGGACTTGCTTCACTTCTTACGCCACAAGGATGGACCTCTTGATGAGAAGACGGGACGCCATATAATGCGGCAGGCCATTCATGCTGCGAGCGTTTGCTTTGATCGCGGTGTCTTCCATCGGGACATAAAGCTTGAAAACCTCCTGGTGAATCCAGACACTTTGGAGGTAAAGCTAATAGACTTCGGCTGTGGTGCGATTGTAAAGGGTTCCGGCTACAAAGTCTTCTGTG GCACAAGAAAATATTTCCCTCCGGAGTATGAATTGCATGGCAGGTACCATGCACAGCCAGCGACTGTTTGGTCTCTAGGGATCGTCCTGTTCGCATTGATGTGTGGGGCTTTACCCACTGTCTCCGACCACTCCTTGATCAGGGACTATCTTTGGTCTAGCCCTGGCCTGTCAATAG AATGCTGCCAGATGATCTGCGGTTGTCTACAGCCAAACCCAGATGAGAGACTCGCTCTGCAGGAGATGCATCTCCATAACTGGTTTAAG GTCATGGAGTAA
- the si:rp71-1l17.1 gene encoding uncharacterized LOC103910517, whose product MGDKLGKGGFGSVYKATRRRDGLEVAVKCTVKSPKMKELTVPGYDKPLPAEIALTIMANNGPYVPEIIQLLDWEDNDAHYIIIMERPIPCMDLLHFLRHKDGPLDEKTGRHIMRQAIHAASVCFDRGVFHRDIKLENLLVNPDTLEVKLIDFGCGAIVKGSGYKVFCGTRKYFPPEYELHGRYHAQPATVWSLGIVLFALMCGALPTVSDHSLIRDYLWSSPGLSIECCQMICGCLQPNPDERLALQEMHLHNWFKVME is encoded by the exons ATGGGTGACAAGCTGGGCAAAGGTGGATTCGGCTCTGTCTACAAAGCCACACGCCGCAGGGATGGACTTGAG GTTGCTGTGAAATGTACTGTAAAGTCACCGAAGATGAAGGAACTCACAGTG CCTGGTTATGACAAACCCCTCCCTGCAGAAATTGCCCTGACAATTATGGCCAACAATGGTCCCTACGTCCCCGAGATAATCCAACTCCTAGACTGGGAGGACAATGATGCCCACTACATTATAATCATGGAGCGACCCATACCTTGTATGGACTTGCTTCACTTCTTACGCCACAAGGATGGACCTCTTGATGAGAAGACGGGACGCCATATAATGCGGCAGGCCATTCATGCTGCGAGCGTTTGCTTTGATCGCGGTGTCTTCCATCGGGACATAAAGCTTGAAAACCTCCTGGTGAATCCAGACACTTTGGAGGTAAAGCTAATAGACTTCGGCTGTGGTGCGATTGTAAAGGGTTCCGGCTACAAAGTCTTCTGTG GCACAAGAAAATATTTCCCTCCGGAGTATGAATTGCATGGCAGGTACCATGCACAGCCAGCGACTGTTTGGTCTCTAGGGATCGTCCTGTTCGCATTGATGTGTGGGGCTTTACCCACTGTCTCCGACCACTCCTTGATCAGGGACTATCTTTGGTCTAGCCCTGGCCTGTCAATAG AATGCTGCCAGATGATCTGCGGTTGTCTACAGCCAAACCCAGATGAGAGACTCGCTCTGCAGGAGATGCATCTCCATAACTGGTTTAAG GTCATGGAGTAA
- the si:rp71-1l17.1 gene encoding uncharacterized isoform X1 produces the protein MQFDHSPCVLLKYTPNMPENHLHLSDEPHVEVGEIGRKEKKRSFWKWPVLHRKTGKYDLVQAAKKYQYEAEVYQKVSCQPIETPVGPEEVPEVRKVKKGFWKWPVFRRKTGKYDLVQATKNYHEAMLEQKVSSQPIVTPIGPDEVPEASKEEKDVWKSSRASASEDHVPAAEQLEEDDTENDTILRHYEMGDKLGKGGFGSVYKATRRRDGLEVAVKCTVKSPKMKELTVPGYDKPLPAEIALTIMANNGPYVPEIIQLLDWEDNDAHYIIIMERPIPCMDLLHFLRHKDGPLDEKTGRHIMRQAIHAASVCFDRGVFHRDIKLENLLVNPDTLEVKLIDFGCGAIVKGSGYKVFCGTRKYFPPEYELHGRYHAQPATVWSLGIVLFALMCGALPTVSDHSLIRDYLWSSPGLSIECCQMICGCLQPNPDERLALQEMHLHNWFKV, from the exons ATGCAGTTTGATCACAGTCCCTGTGTACTACTCAAGTACACCCCCAACATGCCGGAGAACCATCTTCATCTTTCTGATGAGCCGCATGTTGAGGTTGGAGAGATAGGGAGAAAGGAGAAAAAGAGAAGCTTCTGGAAGTGGCCAGTTCTCCATCGCAAAACTGGAAAATACGACCTTGTCCAGGCTGCGAAGAAATACCAGTATGAGGCTGAGGTATATCAGAAAGTTTCTTGTCAGCCCATTGAAACACCTGTTGGGCCTGAAGAGGTTCCAGAAGTGAGAAAGGTAAAGAAAGGCTTCTGGAAGTGGCCAGTCTTCCGTCGCAAAACTGGAAAATACGACCTGGTCCAGGCCACGAAGAACTACCATGAAGCCATGTTAGAGCAAAAAGTTTCTAGTCAGCCCATTGTAACACCCATTGGGCCTGATGAGGTTCCTGAAGCCAGTAAAGAAGAAAAGGACGTCTGGAAGTCTAGTAGAG CTTCTGCTTCAGAAGACCATGTCCCTGCTGCTGAGCAGCTAGAGGAGGACGACACAGAAAATG acACGATTTTAAGGCATTATGAAATGGGTGACAAGCTGGGCAAAGGTGGATTCGGCTCTGTCTACAAAGCCACACGCCGCAGGGATGGACTTGAG GTTGCTGTGAAATGTACTGTAAAGTCACCGAAGATGAAGGAACTCACAGTG CCTGGTTATGACAAACCCCTCCCTGCAGAAATTGCCCTGACAATTATGGCCAACAATGGTCCCTACGTCCCCGAGATAATCCAACTCCTAGACTGGGAGGACAATGATGCCCACTACATTATAATCATGGAGCGACCCATACCTTGTATGGACTTGCTTCACTTCTTACGCCACAAGGATGGACCTCTTGATGAGAAGACGGGACGCCATATAATGCGGCAGGCCATTCATGCTGCGAGCGTTTGCTTTGATCGCGGTGTCTTCCATCGGGACATAAAGCTTGAAAACCTCCTGGTGAATCCAGACACTTTGGAGGTAAAGCTAATAGACTTCGGCTGTGGTGCGATTGTAAAGGGTTCCGGCTACAAAGTCTTCTGTG GCACAAGAAAATATTTCCCTCCGGAGTATGAATTGCATGGCAGGTACCATGCACAGCCAGCGACTGTTTGGTCTCTAGGGATCGTCCTGTTCGCATTGATGTGTGGGGCTTTACCCACTGTCTCCGACCACTCCTTGATCAGGGACTATCTTTGGTCTAGCCCTGGCCTGTCAATAG AATGCTGCCAGATGATCTGCGGTTGTCTACAGCCAAACCCAGATGAGAGACTCGCTCTGCAGGAGATGCATCTCCATAACTGGTTTAAGGTATGA